Genomic window (Propionibacteriaceae bacterium ZF39):
CGTCGAGTACGCGGATCGGCTCGTGGCCCGGGCCGTCCCAGCGGAACACCGACGCAGCTCCCGGCGTGCGGTCATAGGCCATGCCGCCGACATAGAACCTGCCCTGCGGATCGCAGCCGCCCTCGTTGTTGCGCAGGTTGGCATCGTCGAAGAGTCGAACGGCTTCGCTGAGGTCGGACAGGTCGTCATTGCGCGCCAGGGCGATCCCGGATTCGGTCGCGACGATCGCTCCCCCGCCGGCCCGGGGTCGGATGACTGCGGCGACTTTCGAGCCGACGGGCGTACGCGTGGGCCGGTCACCGTCGAGCGTGACGATCGCGCCGTGGAGCATGTCGACGAAACGCAGCTGGTTGGTCGCCGGCCACCAGACGGGGCCCTCGCCGTGATAGGAGATCGAATCGGTCAGTCGCTCGGCCAACATGTGCCCACCGTAGGCGGCCCTGTGGGCGAACCGAAAGAGTTTGAAAGACTTGTCGACATGAGTACGCTTCTTGAGGACTATGCCCTGCTCGCCGACATGCGCACCTCGGCCCTGGTCTCGCGGGATGGGAGTCTCGATTGGCTGTGCCTCCCCCGCATGGACTCACCGGCCGTGTTCTGCGCGCTGCTCGGGACCGAGGAGAACGGCTCCTGGAAACTCGGGATCGTCGACGGTCACGTGGTCGAACGGTGCTATCGGGGAGATTCGTTCATTCTCGAAACCCTCTGGGAGTCCCCGACCGGACGGGCGCGCGTGCTCGACCTGTTGCCGCCCCGCACCCGTGAGGCAGACCTGATCCGCCTGGTCGAATGTCTCGAGGGCGAGGTCGTGGTCGACCACGACCTGCGGTTGCGCGTGGACTACGGACGCGTGGTGCCCTGGGTCCGACCGACCGGAGCCGGCCTGATGGTCGTCGCGGGCCCGACCGGTCTGTTGTTGTCGGGGCCCGACGTCGACGGCTGTCATCCGGACGGGGACATGCCGGCCTGCCTCACCGGGCGTACGCGTCTCGCCGCCGGCGAACGGCAGGACTGGCAGTTGCTCTGGTTTCCCTCGCACGAGGCCCCACCGGCTCCCGCGGAACCTCTGGCGGCAGTGGCCGAGACCGAAAAATTCTGGTCGGAGCTGACGGATGGGCTGAAGATCGAGGGCCGCTGGCCGGGTGTCGTCCGGCGTTCGCTGCAGGTGCTGAGGGCATTGACCAATGCGGAGACCGGCGGCATCGTCGCCGCCCCGACGGCGTCGCTCCCGGAGGATTTCGGCGGCGTACGGAATTGGGACTATCGCTACACCTGGTTGCGGGATGCGTCCTTCACCATCGAGGTGTTGATCGAATACGGCCACACCGAGAAAGCAACCCTCTGGCGCAACTGGCTCCTGCGGGCGGTGGCGGGCGATGTCACCCAGCTCCAGATCATGTATGGCATCGGCGGCGAGCGCGAACTGCCCGAATCGGAGCTCGACCACCTCGCGGGCTATGAGAACTCCCGGCCGGTGCGCATCGGCAATGGCGCGGTCGATCAATACCAGGCCGATGTGGTCGGCGAGGTCATGCTCGCGCTCGGGAAGCTGCGGGACAACGGGCAGGCCGAGGACTCCTGGTCGTGGCGCCTGCAGAAGGAACTGCTGCGCTATTGCGAGGAGAACTTCGACCGGATGGACCACGGCATCTGGGAGATGCGCGGCGAGGAACACATGTTCACGCACGGTCGCATCATGATGTGGGCCGCCTTCGACCAGGGCGTGCATGCGATCACCACGCACGGTCTGGAGGGGCCCCTGGACCACTGGCGGGCACTCCGCGAGAAGCTTCGGGCCGAGATCGAGGAACACGGGATCGACCCCGAGTCGGGCGCGTTCACCCAGACCTATGACAACACCGAGGTGGATGCATCCCTGCTGCAGATCCCGCACACCGGCTTCTGCACCTACGACGATCCACGGATGCTTCGGACAGTGGCGCGGATCGAGACCGAACTCGGCGACGAGAACGGGCTTCTGCACCGTTATCGGACCGCGACGGGCATCGACGGCCTCGAGGGCGACGAATACCCGTTCCTGATCTGTGTGTTCTGGCTGGTCGAGCAGTACGCCTTCTCCGGACGGCTCGACGATGCCATCACGCTGATGGATCGGCTGGTGGGCTATGCGAGCGATCTGGGACTGCTCGCCGAGGAATACGACCCGTCGACCCAGCGGCTGGCCGGGAACTACCCCCAGGCCTTCAGCCACCTCGCGCTGGTCCGGGCCGCCGCCGCCATCACCGCGGCCGAAGCAGCCCGGGACGACTAGGGTCGCGACTGTGCCAGTGCTTGCGTCGGTTTTTGTGGGAAAGCCCGTTCCCCTGCCACCCGAGGGGCAGTTGTCCGGAATCGTCAAGCATCCGGTCGCAGGCCCGGTCGCGGTGGATCCGGAGGGCCTCGCCGGGGATGAGCAGGGGGATCGTCGCGTCCACGGCGGTCCCGAGAAGGCGGTCCACCTCTTCCCGCCCGAGAACTATGACCTCATCGCAGGTGCCGGCCTGCGGTCGCCGACAAGCTGCGGGCCGGCGTACTCGGGGAGAACCTGTCCGCGCCCGGCATGACCGAGGCCGAGGTCTGCCTCGGCGATGTGTTCCGGATCGGGACGGTGCTGATCCAGGTCAACCAGCCGCGCCGTCCCTGCTGGAAGATCGACAACCGGCTCGACTCCCCCGGGCTGAATCGGGTGATCGTGGAGCTCGGCTGCCCCGGTTGGTACGCCCGGGTCCTGCACCCGGGGACTCTCGCTGCGGGTGACGAGATCGTGTGTGACGACCGTCCTGCCCCCGAGCTGACCCTCACCCGCCTGCTCGCCGCGGACCGCGATCACCGCCCGGACCCGGAGGAGCTGGGGCTGCTCGCGGCGGCTCCCGGGCTCAACTCGGACTGGGTGGAGCGCCTCGAGCGCCGGGCCCAGTGGCTGCGCTCGCGTCGGACCTGACGCAGGTCCCGGCCGACACCGGGAGCGGTGCTGGAATACTCGCGACATGCTCGCGATCCTGGCCGTGACGTTTCCCTTCTTCGCGCTCATCGGCATCGGCTTTCTCGCGGCGCGTACCAAGATCCTGCCCATCGAGGCCGTGCCGGGGCTCAACGTCTTCACACTGTATTTCGCGCTGACGGCGATGCTGTTCCAGCTCGGAGCCAGGACCCCGATCCGGGAGTTGCTGGATCCGGTCGTGCTCGGCGTGTGGTTCCTCGCCGGCATCCTGGTCATGGGGATCGGAGTCTTCACGGCTCGAAGGATCCGCAAGAGCTGGCTGGACTCCTCGTTCGGCGGCCTGATCGCGACCCTGCCCAACTCCGGCTTCATGGGTGTCCCGCTCCTGATCGTGCTCGTCGGACCCGAGGCGGCGGGCCCGATCAGCGCGAGCCTGATCATCGACATCGTGTTCATGCAGTCGATCGCCGTGGCGCTGTCGCAGCGCGGCTCGGGTGAGCACCACGGGATCTGGCCCGAGATCAAGGGCTCGCTGATCCGCATGGCGAAGAATCCGCTGCCGTGGGCGATCGTGCTCGGCGGGCTGTGGGGCTGGGCGGGCCTGCAGCTGCCCGGACCGGTCGATTCGCTCGTCACCATGCTGGCCGCGGCGGCGACCCCGGCCGCCCTTTTCACGATCGGCGCGGTTCTGGCCCGCGAGCAGGGCACCGCACCGCCGGGGCGGATCCGCACGGGTGTCCGGGCCTGGGGCGATGTCTATTGGCTGGCGGCCCTCAAGCTGTTCGCCCACCCGCTGCTCATGTGGGCGATCGGGCGGGCTGCCATCGCCGCCGGGCTGCCGCTCGGCGAGACGGCCCTGAATGTCCTGGTCCTTACAGCGGCCCTGCCCGCCGCAGCGAACGTGTCCGTGCTCGCCGAGCGGTTCGGTGCCGACAACGGTCGCATCGCGCGGGTGATCCTGGTCTCCACGATCCTGAGCTTCGCGACCTTCACCGTCGCGGTGGCGCTGCTGCTCTGAGTCGTCCGGTCACCCCAGGAGTTTCTTCTTCTGCACCTTGCCCATTTCGTTGCGGGGCAGCGAGTCGACGAAGACCACATCGCGCGGGCGTTTGTGCACCGACAGCTCATCGGCGACCGCCTGGGAGAGCTCCTCGGGATCGGGTCGGCGGCCCTCGTCCGGAACGACGAAGGCCACGATCCGCTGCCCCAGGTCCTCGTCCGGGGCCCCGACGACGGCGACCTCGCGTACCCCTGGGAAGCCCAGCAGGAACGCCTCGATCTCCCCCGCTCCGATGCGATAGCCGCCCGACTTGATCAGATCGACCGACTCACGGCCGACGATGCGGTGATTGCCGTCCGCGTCGATGGTGGCCACGTCGCCGGTGTGGAACCAACCGTCCGGCGTGTATGCCTTCGCTGTCTCCTCCGGCATCCCCAGATAGCCGGAGAAGAGCGTCGGCCCGCGCACTTCGAGGCGTCCGACGCTCTGGCCGTCCCGGGGCACGACCGCGCCATGCTCGTCACGCAGGCGTGTCTCGACACCGGCCACCGGCCAGCCCACATGCCCGGGCAGCCGCGGCCGGTCGATGCGATTGGCCACCGTCAGGAGCGTCTCCGTCATGCCATAGCGCTCGACCATCTCCTGGCCGGTGAGCTCACGCATGCGCTCGAAGACCGGCACCGGCAGCGGCGCACTGCCCGAAATCAGTACCCGCGCACCGCCGAGGCGACGGGCCGACTCTTCGTCCTCGGCGATGCGGTGCCAGATGGTGGGAACACCGAAATACATGGTGGCCGCGGCATCGGCGTAAGCCTGCGGGGAGGGCCGGCCGGTGTGGACCAGCGACGATCCCACGCGCAGCGGACCGAGGCAGCCGACGACCAGGCCATGCACATGGAACAGCGGCAATCCGTGCGCCAGCGTGTCGGCCGCCGTCCAGCCCCAGGCCTCGGCCAGCGCATCGATCCCGGCGGCGATCGCCGACCGGCTCAGCAGGACGCCCTTCGGCGCACCGGTCGTACCGGAGGTGTAGAGGATCATCGCGATCTCATCCCCACCCGGCTCCGGCAGGTCGTCATCGGACTCGGTGCCGAGGAGGTCCCGCGGTGCCAGAACCAGCAGTCCGCCCGCCTCGGACCGCTCCGGCCCCACCCAGGCGTCGACGCCGGAGTCGCCGATCATGTACGCCAACTCGTGCGCACCGGCGTCCTTGGGGACGGGCACGACGGGGACGCCGGCCGCCAGTGACCCGACCACCGCGACGACCGTTTCGAGGGTCGGCTCGGCCAGGACGGCGAGCCGGCGTACGCCTGCGGCGCGCAGGTTAGCCGCACACCTGCGGCTCCACGACCCCAGATCCCGGAACGTGACCGACTCCCCTGCCACGGTGACCGAACCGTCCAGGTCAGCTCCGGGTGCCAACGCCGGCAGCAACACATCGCTCATGGTCCGACAGTAGTGATCGCACCGCGCTGTCAACGCATGACAACTGTCATCCGGAATTTGTGACGTTGCCCCCATGCCGCGAAAGCCCGATCCGACGAGGCTTGAACCATGACGAACAGCACCCCCGCGATCCAGCTCACCGGACTCACCAAGCGCTACGGCTCCCTGACCGCAGTCGACCATCTGGACCTGACCGTCCCCGCCGGTCAGATCCTCGCGTTCCTCGGTCCCAACGGGGCCGGCAAATCCACGACGACCGAGATGGTGCTCGGGCTGGTCCGTCCGGATGCGGGCGACGTGCGGGTCTTCGGCCAGACGCCGCAGACGGCCATGCGCTCCGGCGAGGTCGGAGCGAGCCTCCAGAACGGCACCCTGCTCTGGGACACGTCGGTCCGGTCGCTGCTGTCGATGATGCACGGTCTGCATGAGCACCCGCTCCCCCTCGCCGAGGTCATCGAGCGAGCGGACCTGCGCGACATCCTCCGGACGTCCACGAGCAAGCTGTCCGGCGGCCAGGCCCAGCGCGTCCGGTTCGCCCTCGCGATCATGCCCGACCCGCGCCTGCTGATCCTCGACGAACCCACGGTGGGCATGGATGTGGATACGCGCCGCCGCTTCTGGGCGACGATGGGCGACCTGACCGCGGGCGGCCGCACCGTCGTGTTCGCCACCCACTATCTCGATGAGGCCGACGAGTCCGCCGACCGGATCGTCGTGCTCAACCACGGGCGCCTCGCCGCCGACGGCACGGGCCGCGAGATCAAGTCCGTCGTCGGTGGTCGCCACATCAGCTTCACCGGTCCCGACTCCGACTGGACCGGGCTGCCGGGGGTGGTGACGACGAGCCGCGCGGGCGGGCGTACGACCCTCAACTGCTCCGACGCCGACCTGACCCTCCGCGCGCTGATGACCGGTCCCCACGCGGCCGCCGTCACCGACGTCGAGGTCTCCGCCCCGAGCCTCGAGGACGCCTTCCTCTCCCTCGTCGCCTGACGCGACCGACCCCGGAACTCCCACCCCACTCCCGACAGGATTTCGATCATGACCGCCCTGACCACCACCGACGCCCTCGCCCCCACGTCCCGCACTCCCCGATCCGGTCGGGCCGGCCTGCGCCGGTTCGTCCACTACGTCCGCGCCAGCATCGCCGCCCTGGTCCGCGAGTGGTCGTTCCTCACGTTCATCATTGCCCTCCCGACGGTGATGTATCTCTTCTTCAGCGGCATCTATGGCGCCGAGATGAGTCAGGCCGGCGTCCAGGTGAAGGCGATCATGATGGTCACCATGGCGGCCTACGGCGGCCTCGGCGCGGCTCTCACCGCCGGTGCCACCATCCAGGCCGAGCGCAGCTCCGGCTGGTTCCGCCAGCTGATGCTGACGCCGCTCACCCCGGTCCAGTTCTTCGGCGGCAAGGTCATCACCGCCGTCGCCGTGGTCATCCCGGCGCTGCTGGCCGTGTTCATCGCGGGCATGATCATGGGCGTACGCCTCCCCGCCGGCACCTGGCTCGCCGTCGGCGCGCTGCTCCTCGCCAGCCTCCTGCCCATGATTGTCCTGGGCCTGGTGATCGGTCTCTGGTTCAAGCAGCAGACCGCCTCCGCCGTGACCACCCTGGTGATGCTCGCGCTGTCGATGGTGGGCGGCCTGTGGTTCCCGCTCGACATGATGCCCGGATTCATGCAGACGATCGGCAGGCTCCTGCCGTCCTACTGGGCCGGCCAGATCGGGATGTGGCCGCTGGTCGACGGCACGTTCCCGTGGCGTGGCGTCCTGGTCATCGCCACCTGGACCGCGGTGCTGGTCGTCATCGGCGCCCTCGGCTACCGTCGGGCAGTGCGCACCTCGCGTCGCTGACCCGCTCGCCCCAGGAACATTCGGTTGACCACACAAGCAAACCTCGAGGCCCCCGGTTTCAACCCGGGGGCCGTCGGGCTGTCCTGGTGGCGGCGCGCACTGGCACAGGGCGCGGGCTACTTCCTGCCCAGCTCCCTGTTCGTCTTCGTCCCGCTGATGTTCGCGGACAACTACACCCCGCTCACCTGGGTCCTCGCCCCGCTCGCGGCCACGCTTATCCTCGCCTTCTTCCTCGGCACCACACTGGTGATGCACTGGCGCGAGGAGTATCGCTGGCTCTGGCTCCTCGGGCTGATGGGCTCGATCCTGTTGATGGGCGCAGTCACCGGGGGCGACTCCCGCCCGACGTATTTCACGGGCTTCGTCACGGCCACCGCCGCCACGCTCATCACCTGGCGGCACGCCCGAATCGTGGTCGTGGGGCTTTCCCTGGCAGCCCTCGCGTTCGCCCTGTCCCACGGGGACATGTTCGGCACCGTGATGGCGGTCATGGGGTTCGCCATCGGCTGGGGCATCGGCACCGGAATCGAGACCGAATCGACCCGGGAGAAGCTGCGACGGGCCGAGGAACGCACGGCGGTTCTTGCGGTGGCTGCCGAACGCGAGCGGATCGGCCGCGACCTCCACGACATCCTCGGGCACTCGCTCACCACCATCGCGGTCAAGGCGGATCTGGCCGGACGGCTGGTGGGCCGCAACGACGATGCCGCGCGCGCCGAGGTGGATTCCCTCGCCTCGATCGCCCGGCAGGCACTGGCCGACGTTCGGGCCACGGCCGCCAACATGCGTGAGGTCCGCCTCGCCAGTGAGATCGCCTCTGCCCGCTCGGTCCTGGACGCCGCCGCGATCGAACACACGACGCCCACTGCCCTGCCCGTCCTCGACGACGACCGCGCGGAACTGTTCGGCTGGGTCGTCCGAGAGGCGATCACCAACGTGGTCCGGCACTCGGGGGCGTCGCAGTGCGCCATCACCTGCACCGACCACTCGGTCACCGTGACCGACGACGGCCGTGGGATCGACACGAAGGGGGACGGCCGAACCGGTACGCCCGGGTCGGGCTTGGCGGGCCTTCGCTCCCGCGTCGAGCAGACGGGTGGCACACTCGAACTGGCCTCGACGCCCGGCCGCACGAGCCTGACGGCCATCCTGCCGTCGCCCTCCGATTCCTCGCCCCATCCCCAGGAGCCTGCATGATCCGCATCGTCGTGGCCGACGACCAGACTCTGATCCGCACCGCCCTGGCGACCACGCTCGATCTCGAGGACGACATCGAGGTCGTGGGCCAGGCCGCGACCTGCGCCGAGGCGGTGTCGGTCTGTGGCGAGACCCGGCCGGATGTGGTGGTGCTGGATGTCCAGATGCCCGACGGCGGCCTGCCCGTCGGCGACGGGATCGACACTCTGCCCACACTGCTGGCGGCCGCACCCGACGCGAAAGTGGTCGTCGTCACCACCTTCGGCCGCCCCGGCTACCTGCGGCGGGCGCTGGAGTCCGGGGCCGTGGGGTTCATGGTGAAGGACGCACCCGTGGATCGCCTGCTCGATGCCGTCCGCCGCGCCGCCCAGGGGCTCCGCGTCGTCGACCCGGAACTGGCCGCGGCCTCCCTGTCGATCGGCGCCTCCCCGCTCAGCGAGAAGGAGGCCCTCGTGCTGGCGGCATCCTCCGGCGGCGCGTCGACACACGCGATCGCCCAGTCCGTCCACCTCTCCGAGGGCACGGTCCGCAACTACCTGTCGTCGGCCATCGGCAAGGTCGGTGCCCGCAACCGGGCCGAGGCCCTGCGCCAGGCCACCGAGAACGGGTGGGTCTAGATGGAACTCCGGGCGCTGATCTTCGACGTCGACGGGACCCTGGCCGATACGGAGGATCAGGGCCACCGGCCGGCCTTCAACGACGCCTTCGCCGACGCCGGGCTCGCCTGGCACTGGGATCCCGAGCTCTATCGCGACCTCCTCGCCGTCACCGGCGGCAAGGAGCGCATCCAGCACTTCTGTGAGCGTTTCGACCCGGATTTCCTGCACCGCCCCGACGCGGACGAGGCCATCGCCCGACTGCACCGCGCGAAGACGGCGCACTATGGCCGGCGCGTGGCCGACGGACACGTGGAGCTGCTGCCGGGCGTACGCGAACTCATCGCCGAAGCCCGCGCCGCCGACCTGCGGCTCGCGATCGCCACCACGACGTCACCCGAAAACGTGACCAGCCTCCTGACCGCCACCCTCGGCGCGAACTCCCCCAGCTGGTTCGACGTGATCGGCGCCGGCGACATCGTGGCCGCCAAGAAGCCGGCCCCCGACATCTATCTCTGGGTGCTGCAACGGCTCGACGTTCCCGCGGGAACGTGTGTCGCGTTCGAGGACTCCCTTCCCGGGTACGCCGCAGCCCGCGCCGCCGGGCTCCCGGTGGTGGTCACGCCCAGCGGTGGGTTGACCGCCGCTGACTTCCCGGAGGCCCTCGCCGTATGGCCGACTCTGGCGGCCACCGACCTGCGGGAGCTGACTGCGCTCCATGCGACCGGGACCCCCTGACCCAGGGGTACGCCCCAGCGGCGTCAGTGTTCGGCGACTCCCGCGCGACGGCTGATGACATAACAGACCAGAACGCCCAGGGTTCCGAGCGTGACGACGACCAGCAGCGGCACTGCCGAGGCCGGTCCGGCGACCCCCACGGCGGGGGCGACGAAGGCCCCGGCCAGGAACTGCGAGGCCCCCACGAAGGCCGACCCGGCACCGCGGGCGTCGGCGGCGTGCCCGAGAGCCAACGCCACCGAGTTGCCGAACGTGAAACCGAGCGCCGTGGTGAACAGGATCAGCGGGACTTCGATCACATAGACGTGGAGGCCCAAGGCCTGTTGGAGCGCCAGGATCGCGACGCCCACGGCGAACAGCACGAGCCCTACGCGCATCATCGCGTGCTGGCCGAAGCGGTCGACCAGGCGGATGTTGATCGAACTCCCGATGAAGATGCCGGCCGAGTTGATCGCGAACAGCACGCCGCTGCCGAGCACCCCCAGACCCATGATCGTCTGGAACACGAAGGGCGACGCCGACACATATCCCATCAGCACCACGAAACCGAAGGTCATGATGAGCGCGTTCGCCGTGAACCCGGGCCGCCGCACCAGGTCCAGCATGCCGATGTGTCGCCGCCGGGCCACGGCCGGATCATCGAGGTGGGCGCGCGCCTCGGCCCGGGCGGCGCGGCCGTGGGTCTCCGGGATGACGAACACGACGGCCGCCAGCATGAGGGCCGTGATGCCTGCGAGCGACCACATGACTCCGCGCCAGCCGGTGGGGATGGCCAGTGCGCCACCGATCAGCGGCGCAACCACGGGGGCGATGCCTCCCACGAGCGCCAACAGGCTGAACATCTTCGCCGCGGCGACTCCTCGATAGAGATCGGCCACGATCGCGCGGGCGATCACCATACCGGCGGCACCGCTGAAGCCCTGGACCAGCCGGGCGACCAGCAGGACTTCCGCATTGGGTGCCATCGCGGCGGCCGCCGAGGCAACGAGACAGACGGCCGATCCCACGACCAGTGGTGGTTTGCGCCCGATCCGGTCCGACAGTGGTCCAAGCACCAGCTGCCCGATGGCGACGCCGACGAAGAACGTGGTCAGGGTGAGCTGAATGGTCTGGGCCGGGACGTCGAGGTCCTCGGCCATGGCCGGGAAGGCCGGGAGATACATGTCGATGGCGAAAGGGGCCATGGTCGACAGGAGCGCCAGGGACAACAGCAAGAGGACGTTGCGCTGATTGCTCTCGCGCCGCGGGGAATCCATGATGAGGCGAGTCTGTCACCTCGTGGGTGAGGACCTCCAACCGAACTGTTCCATCTCTCGAACCAATCCCGTCGATGGCCGGTCAGCACCGGCCCGTGCTCAGAGCGGCGCGACCGCGACTGCCGGTCCCGAGGCATAGTCCGCGGCGCACTCGGCACCCCGGCACTCGGTGCTCAGCATGTCGACGAGGATCTCGCCGGTGTTGTTCTTGGCCTTGAAGTGGCCGATGCCGTCGGTGTCACCGGCACCCATGTTGAACACCGCGCCATCGGCGAGGTCGAGGTCCATCGCGGCGGCGGGCGCACCCGTGCCGACATCGATCTGGGCCACCACGTTCTCACCGGGTTCATAGAGGGCGCCCTGGGCGCATTCGGCCAGGTTGTCGGTGGCACCACAATGCACCTGGTCGTACGCCCCCGCAGAGATCGTGTAGAACTCGACCTCCGGGTGCAGTGCCGGCATGTTGCGCAGCGAGCGGGGGCCGTCCGCCCCGGTCCAGTCGTTGTTGCCGTAGCCGGCGCCATCGGGATAGAAGCCGAAGGTGTATTCATCGAAGATGTTCTGCGAGCCGCAGGTCGGCGCGATCGAGTTGGCGTACCCGACCAGGCGGCACGACCCCAGCCCGCGGATGCCACCGGCGATGTTGACGAACTTGCGGACCTGGCCCCAGCCCGGGCCCGTCTGCTTGTCGTCGGCATAGGTGAACGCGGCCATCGACATGGACACCCCGAAAGAGTGCGACACGATGTCGACCTGCTCGCTGCCCGTGTAGTCACGAACAGCGTCGACGAAGTTCAGGATGTCGGCGTAGCCCTGCGCCGTGTGGTAGTTGTTCTGCGGCTTCTTCTGCTCCGCCTCGGTCAGATAGGTGATCCCGAAGAGCTCACACTCGGAGTATCCCGCGGCCCGGAACTGGTCATAGACCGAATGCGGGGCGGCGGGGTTGTCCCCCACCGGTCCGGTGATGTCGGAGTCCCAGTTGACGGCGCGGTCCGCGTTGCCGTGGACGAAGACGACAGGCGTACGCTCCGGCGTGCAGTCCGCAGCCCCTCCGAAGCCACCCACCGCGGCACCGGTCACGGCCGGCGCGGACTTGGTGAAGCTGGGGTCGAACTGCTTGTCGTCGGCCTTGCAACCCGGGAACTCGAACGTGCCGCAGTCGAGCACGGTCGGAGGGGGCGGCTCCTGCTGGGCGAGATAACCCACACCGCCGAGACCTGCCCCGGTCACCAGAACGGCGGCTGGAATGACCACGCGCTTCGAGCGCAGGCGTGACGGCACGGTGACCTCCTGTGAGCGTGCTTGCTATTTCAAGCACGTGCAGGCTAGCCGCTGACCGCCCCCA
Coding sequences:
- a CDS encoding MOSC domain-containing protein — its product is MTEAEVCLGDVFRIGTVLIQVNQPRRPCWKIDNRLDSPGLNRVIVELGCPGWYARVLHPGTLAAGDEIVCDDRPAPELTLTRLLAADRDHRPDPEELGLLAAAPGLNSDWVERLERRAQWLRSRRT
- a CDS encoding response regulator transcription factor, with translation MIRIVVADDQTLIRTALATTLDLEDDIEVVGQAATCAEAVSVCGETRPDVVVLDVQMPDGGLPVGDGIDTLPTLLAAAPDAKVVVVTTFGRPGYLRRALESGAVGFMVKDAPVDRLLDAVRRAAQGLRVVDPELAAASLSIGASPLSEKEALVLAASSGGASTHAIAQSVHLSEGTVRNYLSSAIGKVGARNRAEALRQATENGWV
- a CDS encoding acyl-CoA synthetase, whose translation is MSDVLLPALAPGADLDGSVTVAGESVTFRDLGSWSRRCAANLRAAGVRRLAVLAEPTLETVVAVVGSLAAGVPVVPVPKDAGAHELAYMIGDSGVDAWVGPERSEAGGLLVLAPRDLLGTESDDDLPEPGGDEIAMILYTSGTTGAPKGVLLSRSAIAAGIDALAEAWGWTAADTLAHGLPLFHVHGLVVGCLGPLRVGSSLVHTGRPSPQAYADAAATMYFGVPTIWHRIAEDEESARRLGGARVLISGSAPLPVPVFERMRELTGQEMVERYGMTETLLTVANRIDRPRLPGHVGWPVAGVETRLRDEHGAVVPRDGQSVGRLEVRGPTLFSGYLGMPEETAKAYTPDGWFHTGDVATIDADGNHRIVGRESVDLIKSGGYRIGAGEIEAFLLGFPGVREVAVVGAPDEDLGQRIVAFVVPDEGRRPDPEELSQAVADELSVHKRPRDVVFVDSLPRNEMGKVQKKKLLG
- a CDS encoding ABC transporter permease produces the protein MTALTTTDALAPTSRTPRSGRAGLRRFVHYVRASIAALVREWSFLTFIIALPTVMYLFFSGIYGAEMSQAGVQVKAIMMVTMAAYGGLGAALTAGATIQAERSSGWFRQLMLTPLTPVQFFGGKVITAVAVVIPALLAVFIAGMIMGVRLPAGTWLAVGALLLASLLPMIVLGLVIGLWFKQQTASAVTTLVMLALSMVGGLWFPLDMMPGFMQTIGRLLPSYWAGQIGMWPLVDGTFPWRGVLVIATWTAVLVVIGALGYRRAVRTSRR
- a CDS encoding HAD-IA family hydrolase → MELRALIFDVDGTLADTEDQGHRPAFNDAFADAGLAWHWDPELYRDLLAVTGGKERIQHFCERFDPDFLHRPDADEAIARLHRAKTAHYGRRVADGHVELLPGVRELIAEARAADLRLAIATTTSPENVTSLLTATLGANSPSWFDVIGAGDIVAAKKPAPDIYLWVLQRLDVPAGTCVAFEDSLPGYAAARAAGLPVVVTPSGGLTAADFPEALAVWPTLAATDLRELTALHATGTP
- a CDS encoding glycoside hydrolase family 15 protein, translating into MSTLLEDYALLADMRTSALVSRDGSLDWLCLPRMDSPAVFCALLGTEENGSWKLGIVDGHVVERCYRGDSFILETLWESPTGRARVLDLLPPRTREADLIRLVECLEGEVVVDHDLRLRVDYGRVVPWVRPTGAGLMVVAGPTGLLLSGPDVDGCHPDGDMPACLTGRTRLAAGERQDWQLLWFPSHEAPPAPAEPLAAVAETEKFWSELTDGLKIEGRWPGVVRRSLQVLRALTNAETGGIVAAPTASLPEDFGGVRNWDYRYTWLRDASFTIEVLIEYGHTEKATLWRNWLLRAVAGDVTQLQIMYGIGGERELPESELDHLAGYENSRPVRIGNGAVDQYQADVVGEVMLALGKLRDNGQAEDSWSWRLQKELLRYCEENFDRMDHGIWEMRGEEHMFTHGRIMMWAAFDQGVHAITTHGLEGPLDHWRALREKLRAEIEEHGIDPESGAFTQTYDNTEVDASLLQIPHTGFCTYDDPRMLRTVARIETELGDENGLLHRYRTATGIDGLEGDEYPFLICVFWLVEQYAFSGRLDDAITLMDRLVGYASDLGLLAEEYDPSTQRLAGNYPQAFSHLALVRAAAAITAAEAARDD
- a CDS encoding AEC family transporter — encoded protein: MLAILAVTFPFFALIGIGFLAARTKILPIEAVPGLNVFTLYFALTAMLFQLGARTPIRELLDPVVLGVWFLAGILVMGIGVFTARRIRKSWLDSSFGGLIATLPNSGFMGVPLLIVLVGPEAAGPISASLIIDIVFMQSIAVALSQRGSGEHHGIWPEIKGSLIRMAKNPLPWAIVLGGLWGWAGLQLPGPVDSLVTMLAAAATPAALFTIGAVLAREQGTAPPGRIRTGVRAWGDVYWLAALKLFAHPLLMWAIGRAAIAAGLPLGETALNVLVLTAALPAAANVSVLAERFGADNGRIARVILVSTILSFATFTVAVALLL
- a CDS encoding ABC transporter ATP-binding protein produces the protein MTNSTPAIQLTGLTKRYGSLTAVDHLDLTVPAGQILAFLGPNGAGKSTTTEMVLGLVRPDAGDVRVFGQTPQTAMRSGEVGASLQNGTLLWDTSVRSLLSMMHGLHEHPLPLAEVIERADLRDILRTSTSKLSGGQAQRVRFALAIMPDPRLLILDEPTVGMDVDTRRRFWATMGDLTAGGRTVVFATHYLDEADESADRIVVLNHGRLAADGTGREIKSVVGGRHISFTGPDSDWTGLPGVVTTSRAGGRTTLNCSDADLTLRALMTGPHAAAVTDVEVSAPSLEDAFLSLVA
- a CDS encoding sensor histidine kinase, with translation MTTQANLEAPGFNPGAVGLSWWRRALAQGAGYFLPSSLFVFVPLMFADNYTPLTWVLAPLAATLILAFFLGTTLVMHWREEYRWLWLLGLMGSILLMGAVTGGDSRPTYFTGFVTATAATLITWRHARIVVVGLSLAALAFALSHGDMFGTVMAVMGFAIGWGIGTGIETESTREKLRRAEERTAVLAVAAERERIGRDLHDILGHSLTTIAVKADLAGRLVGRNDDAARAEVDSLASIARQALADVRATAANMREVRLASEIASARSVLDAAAIEHTTPTALPVLDDDRAELFGWVVREAITNVVRHSGASQCAITCTDHSVTVTDDGRGIDTKGDGRTGTPGSGLAGLRSRVEQTGGTLELASTPGRTSLTAILPSPSDSSPHPQEPA